DNA from Triticum aestivum cultivar Chinese Spring chromosome 7D, IWGSC CS RefSeq v2.1, whole genome shotgun sequence:
ACGCACGTCCTGCTCTGCCTGGTAAGCGGCGCTTACTCTGGCCGCATGAGCTCCTACGTGCGTAATGAGTTCCCGTCCGACGACATTCCTCTAGAGCACAAGTCTCTTGAGGTTCCAAAAGGCTACAATGCTCCACGGCAGGTGCTGCATATCAGTCCGTTCATCATTTTAACAAATTTGGGGCGATGTACTCGGTGTTTGTAATCACTGCCTATTTGGTCGCCAGGTTCATATCACTCAAGGTGACTATGACGGGAAAGCCGTCATAATCTCGTGGGTTACCGAGTTGGAACCCGCACGGAGCGAGGTGTTTTACGGTAAAGAGGAGAAACTCTATGATCGGAAAGCCAAAGGGAGGATGACGAATTATACGTTCTACAACTATCGAGGTGTTTTAGTTTTTGCTTCTGTTGTACTACTATGGCATGACCCAGTCAGACACAATATAATTTATGTTAATGTGTTTTCCTTCAATATATGTACCTAACTGAACAAACACGGCATAAATTGTCACCCACAAGCTGCAGTCCGAATTGGAAAGAAGATGTCTTCTGGATAGTTGCTTTCTGAACTTATTTTTCAACCAAAATGCTGCAGTACCAATTAGAATTCTATGCTTAGGTTATTAAGATATTCAGTGTGGCAGCTTGTACTTTTTGGATCATATAAATTCGGTTCAATTTTTTTAAAGCAGCCGTGTGTGCTAGCTTGCTGTTTGATTAACCAGTTACTTAGTAGAGGTCAACTGGGCTATAGAATTCTACACTCCATAGTATAGGATAATTGTCATGGATGCATCTATTCTGAAGTTAGTGATCAGTAATTAAGATAGCATCTCCATATTTTGCAGGCCCGGTTTTGTCGCTTTATTTTTCAATTAGTTCACTAGGACACACATGCATTTGACAAAGATACTACAATGTAACCTCTCCATATTTTCCAACCAGTCCCTTTGTGATATGCTAATTTTCCCCCTGTTTTTATGTTCTACCATTAGTCTGCTAAGTAGGAAACATGTTGACCGGTAATGTTCAGGAATTATCAAACTGTTCAGGTATAGCGCCTGCGAAGGACTGACGTACCGCATGTCGACATACTTCAAGAGAATAAGCAAAGGTCTAGGTTCTGCACCATACGTCGAGGTCAGGGACACAAGATTACCACATGCATGTGCTAAACGAGGTGACATCCCTAAGGCTCCGAGGAAATTGCCAAAGTGTTCGAAGTGTGTAGTGCTTGGTCACAGGAAGAATGTGTGACTTACCGATCAATTTGAGCCGAACTTCCTTTAGCCTCGCTTTATCAAATGTAGCAAGAGTGTTTCGAAATTCAGTTTCTCTACATTTCAGTTCATAATTTTGTTCATGTTCACCGGGTCATTGTTGTGATGACTGTTTGGGACTTAATGAGATATTTATTCGAATTGTCGGGACATTTAGTTGATACATTGCATGGTTTGTTGCTGATGTTGTCAACGGCGAGCGTGAAACAGGCCCGTTGCATCATGTGGACCGTGAATTACAAAATGCCATGTGCTATTTTTTTGCACATGTTCAATTTGAGTGGCATGATCAGTTCTTCCAGTCGCCAGGTGGGGGAGGTTCATGCTGCGGTGTAGGCGTTGGCCGAAATTCTAGTGTAATCCTTCTATACTGTTGTTGTGAACTGTCAATGTTGGCGTGTGTGGAGATAAAGCAAACACACTGACTGGTGTGTGTTGTGACTTACTTGGATTAGATTGTCTTTTATTTCTTCAGTTTTTTTTCTCTTAAACTTAATATATGCATTTGGCTTGATCTGAGTTGGTATGCGTGGAGTACCGCTAGCTCCATGGGGACAAGTGTGTGGGTGTTTGTAAAATTGCACTTCTGATTACCTGGCAGTTTTGTTGTTGACAGGCTTGCTTAGATTGATAACACAACCGCCAGTGTGTTTGCTTTATCTCCACTGCTTAGTTTGGTCTGTTGTGCTGTTTCAGGCGTGTGCTGTGATGCATAGGATAGTGATGAGGTCTAGTGAAGTGACAGTGCATGCCCTGGAGCTAGTAGTATGATGTAAGATCCTCTGTGACGTGCAGGTGCTCCTGAACAATGGAACATGCACTCAGGGCATGAAGCAGTGAGCGGCATGGGCTCCGGGTTGGCATGTGCGTGCTCAGGGAGTTTGCTGCATTGCAAATGTATCCCCGCACATGGAATTAGCCATTGTTTAGTGTGGTTTCTGTCCACCTCAAAAAAATGTTTAGTACTGAATTTGTGTGCCATAAGCCGTCTTCGGCGAAAAATGAGTTTATGCGAGCGTGTTTTACCTAACTGAATGTCAGACCAAGCTTGGTTCGCAAAAAGCTGCAGTTAAAAATTATTGTTCTATGGCTTTCAGCTGAAACCAGCCGAGAAACAAGCTGCCTGAACATCAAACATCACAATTAACAAGCCGAAAAACATGCTTAGTGAAACGTACTGAAGAACACCCGCGGCTGTTTCACTGGACACCAATGCTCCACGAACGCACTTTGGGCTGCGGGTGCTCTCCTCTGGCCAGCAATCAACCGCTTGCATCTCTGCTCGACAGCGAGTCGTACAAGTCTGCACGCGCATGGAGCATGTCAGATGAGTGTAAGAGGCCTAGGTCCTTTGGCATGTGCGTGGGCCAGAGCCGTTTCAATACAGGCCGAAAAAATATCAAATACATGCCTTATGCACAGGGAGCGGGAATCCCAATGGTGGTCAGACGGGGAGGATTGCGGCCTGCCTGTAGGCCGAGCACCATTGGTATTTGTGCCACAAACCTACCTCTTATGATGCTGACAACATAATAAAACACAAAACTTTGAAAAACAGTTTTTTTTGTTGAGGAGAGAAAAAAACATCTTCTAAAAAATAGCTATGTTTTTTTCTGAGAATAAAAAAAAACTATGTTTGAGCCAGGCCTTTCTCTCCCGAGCAGCCCGGCCCAACAGCGGAGCCAACGCGGGCCGGGTAGGATGGATAAGCGCAGGAGTGGGCCCGGACGTCATCTGGCGGGGCCCGCGCAACTACCCTGACGCAC
Protein-coding regions in this window:
- the LOC123166590 gene encoding phosphoenolpyruvate phosphatase isoform X1, which encodes MRSRGSLVLLTHVLLCLVSGAYSGRMSSYVRNEFPSDDIPLEHKSLEVPKGYNAPRQVHITQGDYDGKAVIISWVTELEPARSEVFYGKEEKLYDRKAKGRMTNYTFYNYRGIIKLFRYSACEGLTYRMSTYFKRISKGLGSAPYVEVRDTRLPHACAKRGDIPKAPRKLPKCSKCVVLGHRKNV
- the LOC123166590 gene encoding phosphoenolpyruvate phosphatase isoform X2 — protein: MRSRGSLVLLTHVLLCLVSGAYSGRMSSYVRNEFPSDDIPLEHKSLEVPKGYNAPRQVHITQGDYDGKAVIISWVTELEPARSEVFYGKEEKLYDRKAKGRMTNYTFYNYRGIAPAKD